The sequence AAGAGCGCCACGCTGAGACTCCACCAACCCGGCTTGCTCGCCAGCCGCGATCAAAGCCGGAATCCTGGCTTTCGGGTCAATCCCACGCTCCGCCCGCACGTTCCGAATGGCCGAGACCAGCTGCTGCAGGATCTGGAATGCCTCGAGCGCCGGTTGGTCGATGGCGCCGTCGGCTGCGGGCGTTGGCCAGGCAGCCACGATCAGGGCCTGCTCCCAGCCGTTCGCCGGCGTGTACCCTGCCGGGGTTTGGAGGCAGGCGTCCTTCAGCCGCTGCCAGGCCTCCTCGGTGACGAAGGGGGTGAACGGATGCAGCAGCCTCAGGCAGGTGTCGAGGACGGCCGCCATGGTCTGAGCCGCACGCCAGGCAGCCGCCTCACCCTGCTCCAGCTCCAGCTTCGCCAGTTCGAGGTACCAATCCGCAAACTCCCCCCAGAAGAACTCGTACACCTGCCGTCCGGCCTCGCCGTACTGGTGGATCGAGAACAGGCGCCCGACCTCAGCCACCACCTGCTGGGTCCGAGCCAGGATCCAGCGGTCTGCGAGTGAGCGCTCGGCCGCCGCCTCGGGTTTGGCCGAGGCACGGGTGGTGCTGGCCACAACCAGCCGGGTCGCGTTCCAGACCTTGTTGGCGAAATTGCGATTGCCTTCAACGCGCTCGGCACTCAGGTTGACATCGTTGCCTGGGGTCGAGCCAGTGAGCAAAGTCAGACGCAGGGCATCGGTTCCGAACTCATCCATCAGCTGGAGGGGGTCAACAACGTTGCCCAGGGTCTTGCTCATCTTCTTGCCCTGCCCATCGCGAATCATCCCGTGCAGGTAAACGGTATGGAAAGGAGCCTTCCCGGTGAACTCCAGGCCCAGCATGATCATCCGCGCCACCCAGAAGAACAGGATGTCGTAGCCGGTCTCAAGCACGCTGGTCGGATAGAAGCTGCGCAGGTCGGGAGTATCCTCCGGCCAGCCCAGGGTCGAGAACGGCCACAAGCCGGCGGAGAACCAGGTATCCAGGACGTCGGGGTCCTGATGCAGTTGAGCCGAGCCGCATTGGCTGCATTGGCTCGGATCCTCTCGGGCGACCGTCATCGCGCTGCAGGCTTCGCAGTACCAGGCGGGAATCCGATGACCCCACCACAGCTGGCGGGAGATGCACCAATCCCGGATATTCTCGAGCCAGTTGTAGTAGACCTTGGTGAACCTCTCCGGCACGATCCGGATGTCGCCGCGCCGGATGGCCTGCAGCGCCGGGTCGGCCAGCGGCTGCATGCGCACGAACCATTGGGTTGAGATCATCGGCTCGACGACCTCGCCCCCCCGCTGGCTGCGGGGGACCTGCAGGGTGTACGGCTCGGTCTTGATGACCAGGCCCACCTGCTGCATATCCGCCCACAGGCGCTCACGGCAGGCGTAGCGGTCGAGGCCGGCATACGGCCCGGCGTTCTCGTTCATGGTGGCATCGGTGTTGAGCAGATTGATGATCGCCAGGCCGTGGCGCTGCCCGATCTCATAGTCGGCCGGATCATGCCCGGGCGTAATCTTCAAGGCGCCGGTGCCGAACTCCCGATCCACGTAGCTATCGTGGATCACTGGAATCGTGCGCTTGAGGATCGGGACCAGGCAGGTCCTGCCGATCAGATGCCGGTAGCGCTCATCATCGGGATGAACGGCGACGGCCGTGTCGCCCAGGATGGTTTCGGGACGGGTGGTGGCGACGGGGATGAACTCGTCGCTGCCGGCGATCATGTACTTGAAGTAGTACAACCGACCCTCTTCCTGGCTGTATTCGACTTCCAGGTCGCTGACGGCGGTCTTCAGCCCCGGCGACCAGTTGATCAGGTACGTGCCGCGGTAGATCAGCCCTTTCTCGTACAATCGGACGAAGGCTTCACGCACCGCTCGTGAAAGACCCTCATCCAGCGTGAACCTCTCCCGGTC is a genomic window of Anaerolineales bacterium containing:
- a CDS encoding valine--tRNA ligase, with the translated sequence MPEFSMPKTYDFRQVEERLYQMWSAAGYFRPRLAEGRQPFVISMPPPNVTGELHLGHAMFVAMEDLMIRYHRMLGDPSLWVPGSDHAGIATQLQVEKDLLRTEELTREEIGRAAFVERTWAWKAKYGGMITRQLRRLGASCDWDRERFTLDEGLSRAVREAFVRLYEKGLIYRGTYLINWSPGLKTAVSDLEVEYSQEEGRLYYFKYMIAGSDEFIPVATTRPETILGDTAVAVHPDDERYRHLIGRTCLVPILKRTIPVIHDSYVDREFGTGALKITPGHDPADYEIGQRHGLAIINLLNTDATMNENAGPYAGLDRYACRERLWADMQQVGLVIKTEPYTLQVPRSQRGGEVVEPMISTQWFVRMQPLADPALQAIRRGDIRIVPERFTKVYYNWLENIRDWCISRQLWWGHRIPAWYCEACSAMTVAREDPSQCSQCGSAQLHQDPDVLDTWFSAGLWPFSTLGWPEDTPDLRSFYPTSVLETGYDILFFWVARMIMLGLEFTGKAPFHTVYLHGMIRDGQGKKMSKTLGNVVDPLQLMDEFGTDALRLTLLTGSTPGNDVNLSAERVEGNRNFANKVWNATRLVVASTTRASAKPEAAAERSLADRWILARTQQVVAEVGRLFSIHQYGEAGRQVYEFFWGEFADWYLELAKLELEQGEAAAWRAAQTMAAVLDTCLRLLHPFTPFVTEEAWQRLKDACLQTPAGYTPANGWEQALIVAAWPTPAADGAIDQPALEAFQILQQLVSAIRNVRAERGIDPKARIPALIAAGEQAGLVESQRGALAALARLDPAQIQISGGTLQPPPGSIPLVAANIEVFLPLEQPADRGAERQRLERELSQAQSQVARLQALLDGPFVGRAPAPVVEKERASLAFHQESVRKLGDQLSLLEG